GCATATGAATGAATCATGACTTATGTTACATTTCTACGAAAGTAaaattgggactctacgcatcatccctcactcagcttgcaggtgcatcacagtgggacagacatcactggaaggGAGAGGCTggagagcacactgcagcttagttttcaagactttattttgtgtgcacacccgactaacgtttcggtgttgctaaaCCTTCTTGGGTGCACAAAATAAATAAAgccttgaaaactaagctgcagtgtgctccagcctctcctttccattaCTATGAGAGTCATTTAAAGATAATAAGAGATATGTGTGCAGGAAGTCTGTTTGAGGCCTTACGTGTGAGGAAGAGCATCGTCCTGAGGAGACTTGCTGATTTCAGAACTGCCAGATGAGAGAGTGATCTGGAAATCTAGACACAGGTGGAAAAATTACATTTTCTACAGGaaggaactagttcaaagttcagtgcACACTTTTCAAAATCAACTAGTTTGCTGATAGTTCATACCTGTTTATAGTTAATAGTTTGTTCACAGTTCAAAAAATACTAGTTCAAATAGCTCTTTTTTGtaatagggtcattccatgtcaattcacatgattccctagaatatccccaggtgaccctctccgatttacccgatatctcgcATACaggcagacatgtggactcgagtccagtgacttggactcgagtctgactcgagtcagcggtgtgaagacttgcgacttgaaatttcaagatcagaaaggacttgcgactcgactcgacttgcacgcctttgactcgggactcgacttggacttgacagttgtaactttcaatgacttggcgtgacttgccatgttgggtctaaaaaaaaaagtccaagtccaacccttgttttcagaatgcaacagcccgcccacattctttgtttgaatcacgtcattgtcctaagcggtgctatgccatcattggcggccagatgcggccggacgcggctggcctggacgcAGCGACTAGCGGCAACActgaaacaccatttgcgagtctccagaacaaacatagcctacattttaaaccatcgcggaagttaatttatctccctctcagccccaactcattttgcattattaatagggtaggctatggaagtttgcactgtgatcaacaaatattttctatcaatgttgtaggaagtgtgtgtggtggggcgctgtgatgtgcaacacgcctctgtaggctacacacgtgaagctctcgctctctcgcttacgacagaaattcagtgagatctgagaaccaagctgtctaaatattttagctaaatggtgatggacattgattgttgaacattaggctatttaagcagttgaaataaaaaaaaaacacacactgctgacataaccgaaccacaggacttaatctattgatgttttataaaagagtagtatacgcctatccgttttgcttcccctttcctttatgaatgcgcttgccttcagcccccgaaaggctgttacattatgttccgctcccacacactatgcttgcgagtcagtcaagtgaagtgcagccttgcgaataatttccaccatcgcggacaaaaccacgttatgatggatatgtggcgaggtaaacgttacgaatatggcctgcttttaagtttcccccaacccaggatgtgtccgtaggctatggcttgatatcccagggctatttcacgaccacaactccacgcgctgaaaatgcatgctcgcgcttctcagtctagaaagagtaacctcttggtaacattctttgcattgaccagccaccatcggttgagtattagaatcaatacaaaaagacacgtttatacatgtcttagtcttccagcatgcaatcgaaaatatgCGAGCAGagttggtcttgcatccatcaaaagagctccaccggttgcctactttagatgctgggtgaatggttccgaAGGGAAAtcatttagcctatagcctattcacgacagtcttgcaaagagacaagacaaacaaccaaaattgtcaaataattggtcaaggcgcgagatgaggaatacttcatggctattggaaaaactttgaagaaactaagcgcacgcaacactgcttcccgcgaagcttgcgcttgagggctataaacaagctatgcgccccgaacctcactgcttgttgttcgatggcttgaatcgaaacatttctaaggacatcagggctatcattgattcctggaataccgcctcaggcAGCTGAAaacagagtagcagtgtcccatgtgtcaaatggtaagataatgccatacatgttccttgaaagttttaaaactcagccttgacacactatcatgtcagccacatcagttcaaacgcaatctttaatgcagcctatcgtgaagtttaaatgtaatgcgaggtagaggttgcaagctactgctgagcagcgcaagacatggaCATGGGTcagctcccgtggataaaaagcatgttccctctcgcgtgctgctcccagtccttgcgcgcgcgaaccttgtatctcgtggtgtcgacaccgctttatcttatgtttctcacagttcgaactacatgctttgtttggtattttggggagtttggagtcgcaattaccgctgcttggaaatgacacgttagagctacacgacgccagcactggagaactgggatgtaaccctgttttccaaattaacaaaaaataggaaacatagaagcagaactttgtttggctacaatatatgacctggacggtgaacttaatctttttgaagaggcatgaacagcatacaagtgcctttgtgggggaggagagggcgattggggagaacagggagacgagagcatggcgcgaggcgcatattcgttcgggaaaatgagagcgaaatgttggataggacattacacaccttccttcttcctacactgtagaagcgcagaacaaggttacctcgttgccataactgacattctgcagcgctaacgccatgtttaattgacagcgtgctggtgaatagtctagtagcctaatataattaacaagacatGGATTAATGactgcaaacgaagttctagttaacttggactgtgacgcagtaaaaatggttggtgatgggccattgcggcgagaatgtgagggggaaagcgacaatgccgatatcagcttcaacaatagtagagtagagtagtagagtaactttattgatccccagggggaaattcaggaaattcatcattactttaccaggaattcaATCCaactaaataggcctactttgtcctcatttcttagcccatatggactagtgtctactaggctaaatactgttggcacgtagcctacagcagactatatagcctagtgctgcaccatgcatgtgctcattggtgggttcacagttatgacactgtcaatgctcagcttttgggttcacagataatgggatgaagtgaacatcatggaccagctgagacagggctgcctgctgagctgtgctgttaactcatcatcctgtctcacatgtgtagccccaccccccatacacacacacacacacacacacacacacacacacacacacacacacacacacacacacacacacacacacacacacacacacacacacacacacacacacactgggctcaattttaaaaaaagaaattgattacccctgctgtatgtcatatcttgatgagaatggtgagcttaatatggtaccttagggaaaatggcttttaaagccaaaccaaaatgtttacattagtgtagtgttacactacagtaaagagaggggggagggtgggtagcacctgtaagacatgaataggctactactttcacccttggcctttgtgggtaaattcaaacatagtacgctgaaagtgtgaatccgcgttttcaggtcggaagtgtaatatgcccccctaatgtcttgacaaaaccttccagccaaagctgtcagcggccctgcctgtagtgaaaaagttaaccatagtcctgtccttagcgttatgatgctagagtctgtataacttaaaaccttgactagatatgaccggcccaccaccaagaccagggtggagtagtggaataggtttatgccatcagatgatggaacggacacacacacatacgcacacattcttgcaacaggactatttgcccactggacagtaaatatttggcatatggttgctcctttgtttaagtacaaattcacatgaaatgtatttttatgtgaaaaaaaaaatatgaaattaaatgtcattttacatacacagcacaagcagtagtttggtttagactgatttctcagcaactgttttagtaattgtcatctttttactcaggtctcattattatactaatgaatttatgatcgaaattgtgattgcaaatagaaaatccctttgtgacttgttaaggacttgaaaaaaaatgagacttggacttggacttgacttggctggggtacgacttggacttggacttgacttggtcagatgtgtcttgacttgtgacttgactcggacttgagtggaaagactcgagacttacttgtgacttgcacattagtgacttggtcacacctctgcatACAGGTACATTTTGATGTCaactgaaagaataccaagtataagcaccctacgtccaacggttgcggagatgaagccctccaaagttggggtgccatgcccacttttcaagcctgtgaattgcatacaaaatttacaagcagattttgacacctctggttttagtttgaaggaagatacaggcctaaaaatcaccatggcccctcaatatgaccctgtctaccagatgatgtacttacaaatggcatgccttgattatttttggctatattaagccttaaaaactgaatttgtgaaacgcgtgttgaagagtcttgccattttggggttccagatcttggaaactatgtatgctttgggagttacaATTGATTTttcatcatatttgggaactgtaaagaagctgaaaaaaaatgtagggcgctcagactttaaaagataatataggagggactcaaaaacagctttgggaaaaaatgaccttacggtaccctctacttcaggcctcaaattaaccatgtgggcacttgatgactggaacgcccttttaaccccatgtacagtagcactgtatcaaacattcaaacttggaaaaactttgtttttcaaagttcttcatattaatcttggccttcaaagtatatgtttttctctccatcttatcacagtgtctgttttgtctgctgccatctgctggtataaaaaagtaacaacagcgtaatgtaagagaacaacaggggctggaaaatcttgcccataacttaccaataaagcactgtaattattatacagtatattgcgatATACTAATTATGAATTTAATAAGCATGATGAATATGtgtagtttaaataatttcctatgtgtgactgcttaatgcccAATCATGATGTCAGTCCCAAGATGGCCataccctgcactacatttctaccagacatgggggtgggtgtgtcctggtagaaatgtagtcaTGATTGAACATTCTGCAttatgcttgttaaaatcattaatagcaatatactgtagaattaaagtgctttattggtagcctagcgatcTTAACccctaggggtgtctagatttctaggctactttattggtaaattatgggcaagattttcaagccccttttgttttcttacattacactgttgttgcgttttttgaccagcagatggcagcagacaaaacagacactgtgaacatagacaaaaacatatactttgaaggccaagattaatatgaagaactttgaaaaacaaagtttttcgaagcttgaatgtttgatacaatgctactgtacatggggttaaaagggcgttccagtcatcaagtgcccacatggttaatttgaggcctgaagtagagggtaccgtaaggtaattttgtccaaaagctgtttttgagtccctcctattccatgattaaaagtctgagtgccctactttttttggaatagactgtacagttcccaaatatcatggaaaatcaattataactcccaaagcatacatagtttccaagatctggaaccccaaaatggcaagactcttcatcacgcttttcacaaattcaatttttaaggcttaatatagccaaaaataatcaacgcatgctatttgtaagtacatcatctggtagacagggtcatattgaggggccatggtgatttttaggcctgtatcttcttCCACACTAAAACTAGAGGTGTCAAACTCTGCTTGTAAATTCTGTATGCACTTCAGAGGCTtgaaagtgggcatggcacccccatttggagggcttcatctccgcaaccgttagacgtaggatgctaatacttggtattctttcaattgacatcaaaaggtacctgtatgtgagatatcgggtaaatcggagagggtcatgtggggaaggcgtgtgaattgacatggaatgacccaatagGTTGTTGCGAGCTATATAGTTCAATGACATTGGCAAAGCCTATGTAATACCAGAggcagctattttttttttatcataacaGTGAGTATATGTGTTAGAGGTCATCTTACAATGTATTTGGTTTGGTTTTCACCTGAACACTAATGAAATGCggataacactttacaataacgtcctattcacagctttgttaacccttcataaataatgaactaattatcaacaaaatgtttacaaatgtttataaatgggcaagaaatactatgctaacacaacactttgctttgttaaatgttaattgttattaaatgttaattaagtgtttataaagctgtgaataggacgttattggaaagtgttaccgaaatgtgATATCCTATTAAATTAAGTCGCATGTAGTTCGTTCGCAGGCACCAGCATGAACTCCTTCATCGTTTGTTATCAAGCAGTTAATAGTGTGCGTTCAGTAAACATCAGCAGTAAGTGTCTAAACAATCGAAATGAGACGATTCATTCTTCTTACCAACATGATACACCTTTTCCACGGCCAAGCCCTGCTGTACCGCCTCCACTCCTCTCAGGCCTTGTAGTGTGCTGAGCAGTGTGCTGGGAATCGGGGGGTGTGGAGGGGGCGAGAGGTCGCCAAGCATGGAGGCCAGGAGCTGGGGCCGAGGGACGGAGCTCTGGTCCAGACGCAGGCAGAGGTCCACACAGTGCAGGTTCTGCTCCAAGCCTTTGAATGGCTTTTTATCTGTGAAAACAGCATACAACACATCTAAGTACAGtattgtgtatgtacagtattgtgcTATACAGATACGTACGTATATCTCTATTGGTTGACTGATTGATGTGGctcaatgatatatatatattttttaaatatattgttatgtgcttttatgcctttatttgacaggacagttgaagatggtgacaggaagcaaatgggacagagagacaggggaggatcgggaaatgactcgatggactcgaaccgggggccccaagggtgggcatgcaagcccagataTTGGTCTTTGATTTTAACATCTCCCGGTGCCTTACCAGTGCCAGGGTTAAAGAGCTGCTCCAGGGTGTCTCTATCAACGAGTCTCTccagcaggagaggagggaagtgtCCGAGCATACAGAAGTAGAGGACAGCCCTCAGGAGGTTCCCAGGGTACAGCTTGTCTAGATAGGACTCCACTGCACCAGTCAGGCTGTCCAAGAACCTGAGGGGTTACAAAAAGGCACGCCTCCTGGGTTGAtgatgggtttttttggggggctcaggaGTCAGGTGTTAAAACTGCAgcaaatgcccataaatgaatccGTAACTGATCATCAATGTGCTGCAGTGAACATGCTCCTtagataaataaaaaacaaaacaacaattaaaaaaaaaagatttcatccATACAATGATGTTTTAGTTAGAAGTAGGAAAGTTATGAATAAGGTGTCGATGATGGGTTTTTGGGCTccgacgtcaggtggtacaaccgtAGCTGATTGATTCCCATGAATTCATTCGCAATTGATAATGAATGTACTGCAGTGAATATGCTCCTTAGATAAtcaactaaaaacaaacaaacaaaaacacttttaatccatacaatgacgtttcccacccttaccaacaccttcatccatggctgaagtgcccttgagcaaggcacataaccccacattgctccagggcctgtaacaaaCTCCCTGAACCTAAACAAGTGTAAGTCGCATTGGAtccaagcgtcagctaagtgtaatgtaatgtaatcatggtTGAGTAGACCTTCAATACTGGCTACATTAACTTAAATGCCTTTTTGCACAGTACTATGATTATTACgactactacagtactatgagTAACGTAATAACTAAACATACAGTACTAGCAATTTTCCCAGGTGATATCTTTGGAAAATCTCTATGTAAAAGGCTGGTTGAGGCGGCTtgtatgcccacccacggggaccccggttcgagtacggccagggtcatttcccgatcctcccctgtctctctgtcccattcgcttcctgtcaccatcttcgactgtcctgtcaaataaaggcataaaaaagccccccaaaatatatatattagatAAAGGCTGGTTGAAATGATGCTTACGGTTGCCTGTGATCCCCCAGGTCATGGTTGAGATGGGCGTAGACCTTAAGGACAGAGAGGATGTCCGGGAGAGTGAGGGCACTGGAGTTGAGGATGAGGCGCTCCGCAAACACATCCATCAGGCTTACAGCGCGGAAGTTCATCCTCTCAAACGCTAGGAGTAGGAGGATTATCTGAGGAAAGGAGATGATCAGAAAatgaaatgtttaaaattcatACAGTGCTGgacaaaagtattggcaccccttctattctgtcagataatactcaatttcttccagaaaatgattgcaatcacaaatgctttggtATTAATATCTTCCTTTGTTTTTCTTacaatacaaaaacacaaaagagaatgaaaaaaaaagtcaaatgaatgatcattttacgcAAAATTCCAAaaagcctaatacttggtagcacaacctttagacaaaataacggCGAACAACCACTGtcggtaaccatcaatgagtttcttacaacgctctgctggaattttagaccacccttcttgagatttgaagggtgctttctccaaactgccttttgagatctctccacaggttttctatgggattcagggctggactcctatattatgctgcaaaatttgttgatagacttcagacttcataattccatgtacacggtcaagcagtccagtgctagaggcagcaaagcaacctcaaaacatcagggaacctctgccatgttaaactgtagggactGTGTTCTTTTATTTGAAGGCCTCAACTCAACTGAATACAGggaaaaaatgaggccttcaaagatttttttttagaacCCTGCTCACATGTAACTGCCCTCAATTTGAAGCAACTCTTCCATCCAAGCACCTGTTTGTTGTTCCACATGGAGCAGCTGTTGGCTAGATGCTCAGCGATGGCTGACAGCATGGGATAGTTCCTGTAGTGCAGATCCTGGCATGCCCTCAAGACCATCAGCAGCTTGGAGAATGGAACCCCCTCCACATTTTCTGGAAGATAAAGAAGCAGATTATGAATAATGAGATGACGTCATGGAGAAGAGCTCATGGCAAGTCGAAAAAATTATTACTGGAAGACTTGAGGACATTTCCGTTACTTAAAATAGAGTATGTACTTTTTATTTCCACCTTGTTTGGCTACTGAAGCTACGATATAcagatttattttaaaaaatatctttTCCTTCTTTCCATTCTTACCCTGGATCTGTTTACAGCACATTTCCAAGAGTTGCTTTGAGTAAAGTCCCATGGCAGCCATGGAGGCAAGCATGTACTGCGAATTGGGAAGTGAGAAGCTGTCTGCCATGCCGAGGGCGCTCATCTGTAGGAAGACAAAAAAATaggcaacactttacttgacgtgttcctgcataacacattcatagcagctgttacgAAGTCTGTATGAAGCATTCATGATTGCTTCAttatgacccattcataccaaacctttcatgaacctagcgcagtgtttcccaaccttttttctctCATGTACCCCCCGGGCATTTTCGGTGtcccatgagtaccccctaacatgtgttttacatcgctttttctattccagtgtgtctatgctccatgcatttgttgaaattacatttttccaagtaccccctgcagtgtgcttgagtacccctagtggtacacgtacccctggttgggaaacactgacctagcgGACAGAAGGACAGCAACTTTTCAAAATGAAAGTtcaacaaagcagcattgcgggtTTGAAGCCCTCATTATTACTGAGAGGGGGTTAGATGATTTCTTTGAGTAAAGTTCCACACGTCAAGTAAGATTTAACCGAAATATATAATTATTGCAGCAGTGAATAATGCATTTACTCGCCTCAAATTTCTTCTTTAGTTCATTAGAACTGTCCCTCCCCACTGCACGCATGACGGACTGAAGTGAAAGTATGTTGGAAAAAGAGGGCATATTTCTTTCCAGGTGCAACctgaaaaacaagacaaaacatggCATTaccaacaaccacacacaaacacacaagaaatTGGAAACACAATATTATGTGTGCTCTCCCAGTCTTTGATTAATGTAATTCTTCATGAACAGGCAAACAGTGCCTGCCACAGCGTCAGATCAGTTATGAATATCAGTTAAGGTGAAACCAAATCACCTGAATCCATGCTTGAGCGCCTGGACATTTGGCAGATCCTCCATGTGTTCCAAAGCTCCAGCAAGAATGGCAAGGGGCCGCTCATCAAAGTGGTTCAGGTTTTCCTGCTCAGAAAGACACAATACAGTGAGAGTAGCAGAGTGCATTTGGGTAACACATTTCAAACACTCTGTCTGCTTACGTCTCCTTTAAAATGAAAAATTAGGAAATCATTAAAATGCCACTGATTTTATCATAGTTCGGTGCTACTCCATAGTTCCATCAAAGATGTTTCGATGCCTGACAACTAGACCAGGTGTATGGAATTGGGCACTCTATTCAATATGAAATAATACCCACAATACTTTAATAGTACTTTAAAATAGACTGAAATGGGTCAATTCATGTGAAGTCAGAAACTTTTGGGGTCCGATCAGAGCAGATTTTAATGAAACTTGGTATGCCTTTTTAGTGACGAGGTAGAACCTTGGAACTTTATATGCAGAAATCTGGCACTGATATTaaccattattattacattacacttagctgacgcttttattcaaagcaacttacactatttttcaggttattggtgacagtccctggagcaaagtgagGTTAGGtgagtagggagaggtcaggtggaatTCAAACCCACaatccccagattgaaagaccaactccctaaccactaggccactgctgccccaAATGAAATGACTTTCATGTCAGTTGttccccaaagtgtctgatttcacacggAATGCCTCAAACACAGTATATGGTACTAATAATATATTACGGCATTATTGGTGTGGCTTCTTACAGGAGTCCCTGTACAGTACCACAGGCAAGttgatagtgtagtgtagtgcagtgtttctcaactggtgggtcgcgacccaaaaatgggtcgcggaagggtcttgggtgggtcgcggagccttggtgtaaaaaaaaataataatacacttaacaacttttattttgataggctactgaactccgtgtcatctgttgtcatagataggCATACAAtctcttggttacattttgagaatggcattgaattgaattgaacgctaaaaaaattgggtcgcgaccaaatgagggtggaaaatggtgggtcccaagactgttccagttgagaaccactggtgtagtgtacCTGGATGACTCTGAGTAGCGTCTGCACCACTCTGCTGCGTTGAGGGACATCCAACCTGACGAGGGCGAGCAGACTGAAGGCCATGGCCTCAGGCTGCATCTCCGGGGCCATCGCAATCAGATCATGGCACAGCTCTTCAAAGCGTGGGTGCTCAAACATCAGCTTCAGCTCGTAGCGTCGCTGGTCATCGGAGAGCTTCTTGATGGAATTCCATATGCGCTGTAGGCTGTTGCTGATGCGCCGCTGCGTTACAGGCTTGCTGCCAAGGAGGTCCAGCACATCACTCGGAGAGGAACACTCGTCAAGTTTTTCGAAGAATACGTTTTTGGCATAAAGTTTCTTAGTCCGTCTGGGCCCCTGGGACTCAGAGGAAGTTTGCACATCCACAGATTCCCCTGCAGGTGCAACAAAACGATCTCCCTGTGAGTAGTACCTGACTGTGCTGGCATGTCCTGTTACAGTCACCAAGGAGGATGAAGCTGGTGGCAGATGCAGGTGTGAGGGGCCCCTCTGGAGTAGAGGGCCCAGGTGTGCCCCTGATAAAAGATGTCTGCATCTGCTCAACCTCAAGGCTATCTTTAAGACCTCCTCGCCCGTCTTGTACACATTCATTGTTTCTTAAAAATGGATGTCGATATTGCAAAGTGAGGTAATGTGGACTTGGGCCCCAACTCTGCAGAAAACTGACGACAAAATGTTTGTACCTGTTGTACGCTTTTGTACTTTATACTTTCTTGTCCGCAAAAAAGACAGAAACTGTTAGTATTTAGAATATACTAGTTCTATAGGTTGACTGTTATGTGGCCCGATGACATTTGATGCTCATGCGACCTTTACTCTTTCCATCAGCGGATACAGTACATTTATCATCGGTTACAGTCAGATCCATGCCACAAACTCTGCAGTTCATTTTAAAATTCACAAATGTCGTATCATAGGTTATTAATGAACAACAAACACTTAACAAAATCTACAATCCAAAGAGTGTTTTGGCAAGGTAAGGGGATTGATACTCCCAactgagttcg
The Engraulis encrasicolus isolate BLACKSEA-1 chromosome 12, IST_EnEncr_1.0, whole genome shotgun sequence DNA segment above includes these coding regions:
- the fastkd2 gene encoding FAST kinase domain-containing protein 2, mitochondrial, producing the protein MNVYKTGEEVLKIALRLSRCRHLLSGAHLGPLLQRGPSHLHLPPASSSLVTVTGHASTVRYYSQGDRFVAPAGESVDVQTSSESQGPRRTKKLYAKNVFFEKLDECSSPSDVLDLLGSKPVTQRRISNSLQRIWNSIKKLSDDQRRYELKLMFEHPRFEELCHDLIAMAPEMQPEAMAFSLLALVRLDVPQRSRVVQTLLRVIQENLNHFDERPLAILAGALEHMEDLPNVQALKHGFRLHLERNMPSFSNILSLQSVMRAVGRDSSNELKKKFEMSALGMADSFSLPNSQYMLASMAAMGLYSKQLLEMCCKQIQENVEGVPFSKLLMVLRACQDLHYRNYPMLSAIAEHLANSCSMWNNKQIILLLLAFERMNFRAVSLMDVFAERLILNSSALTLPDILSVLKVYAHLNHDLGDHRQPFLDSLTGAVESYLDKLYPGNLLRAVLYFCMLGHFPPLLLERLVDRDTLEQLFNPGTDKKPFKGLEQNLHCVDLCLRLDQSSVPRPQLLASMLGDLSPPPHPPIPSTLLSTLQGLRGVEAVQQGLAVEKVYHVDFQITLSSGSSEISKSPQDDALPHTVALLCAPTSAYCFGSKHLCGRMAMQMRHLTALGYSPVLLPLKEFLSRPEEQRSEVLRRLLFPGEPEGGTTSTIQTTATTHPGEQ